The Oncorhynchus clarkii lewisi isolate Uvic-CL-2024 chromosome 20, UVic_Ocla_1.0, whole genome shotgun sequence nucleotide sequence TATTCTGATCGAAATTAGGATCATACCAGCGTTCTGCCCTATAGTAATTAAAACGCCCCCCTGATTGGTCAGATAGATTATCCCAACGGGCCTCGCGTTCCTACTAACGCGCGAGTGGGATGGAGCGCGAGTCACAGTCTGCCCAGGGCGAGGGCAAGAAGCACACAAGGACCCGTCAAGGAGGCCACCGCTCCAGTCTCTCACCCAGGCCACTATTTACGTGCGTTTAATGTCGCTTCGTAAAACACACAATTACAGAAGCGTTTTAAACGTATATGCGCGCAGGGGGAACGTTAAGTGGGGCTGAATACAGTCCATTCACTGCAACTGTTCTGAAGAGCCACAAAGAAAGTGTGTTGAGAAGGACTCGAGTAGTGTGCGAACCCTCTCCACAAAAAAATACCGACACGGAGGAAGAGGATAAATTAAGTTTCGACCGAACTGCATTTTGTATTAGTCGTTATTGTGGAAGAGAAAATGAATGCCGGAGAAGAGAATCTGCTGAAGTCCATCAGCAACGACACTTTACTGGACCTGACGCAGCGATACGGCCAGTCCGCCTTCGGCTTTGGACCTGACCACATTACTGGAAGTCCTGGAGGGCGGTATCCTCTCACACCGGCCGCAGACTTCCTCTCGGGTCAGACGGGCAAGTCCAACGAAAGTGGCGGGGAGCAGACCAGTGATGACGATGACGACCGTTTCGACCCTCTGGACCCCCGGAAGAGGGGTTCCGCATTCGACGATGACAAACACGGGGGTCCTCTTTCCAAGAAGCCCAAAGAGCAGCGGTCTCTGCGCCTGAGCATCAATGCGCGCGAGAGGAGACGGATGCACGACCTGAACGACGCACTGGACGGCCTCCGTTCTGTGATCCCGTATGCGCACAGCCCGTCAGTGAGGAAACTCTCCAAAATAGCCACTCTCCTCCTGGCAAAGAACTACATCCTCATGCAGGCTCAGGCTCTGGAGGAGATGAGGCGGCTGGTGGCTTATCTGAACCAGGGACAGAGCATCACCTCGCCCATCCCCACCCCCATTGCACCATTTGGACAGGCTGCCGTATACCCCTTCACGGGCTCGGCACTCGCCACCTGCGCGGAGAAATACTCGGGGACACCTGCAAGTCTCTTTAAGCAACATAACGACAAGCCTTGTTAACGTTTTATTTGTATAGCCTATACCTGAACTTCACCCACTTGTATCCAAGTCTAATGCGTAAATCCTAAACGAAATAACTGCTGTGATGTTTCATCCAgattaatacaaataaaaaaaaaacatgaaaaactacacTGGTGTTTAGTAaggctagattagggttggagctgGCAAATTGCTGTTTAAAAGTGTTTCTCTATACTCTCCTCAGAGTTAAAGGAATTGTATTGCTGTGGCAGTGTCTGACCATGTTTTAATTGACAGTTGACATGTTATGTGTGACTATAAAAACGGCACCCTTGCAAAAGTTTTGACTTATCTATTTCGTATTCTTGTGTAGTCTACAGACCTACTATGCAACATTCAGTGAAACAGAAAATAACGAGAGAGATGACAAGATTGCGTTCCAActtcaatagttttttttttgcagCACTGTCGTTTATGAATGCACTTTCCCTCATTTTAACAGACGCTATGTGAGGAAACACTAGTGTATGATATTTTTGGAAAATATGTATTGATGATTTTGGTTTTGTTATTGCACAATTCACATGATTGTACAATTGTGGAAAACTACTTGGATCAAAGTACTGTTATGTTATTCGTTTTCAAAACAACAGCCTTTACAGACAAAACAAATTGGTTGTGTTGCAACATGAATTTCATATATTGTTTATATGTCTTTATAAATAAAACATATCTATGCTCGAATATGATTCGTTTTTTTTCTTAAATTTAATTCCACACAATTTAACCATGCTCAAATCATGCTCAAAAATAAAAATGACACATTCATTCACTTAACTTGTTTATTTAATCATTTTTGTTATTAGAATTAGAATTGCCAATTTGTCACACATTCGTCAGTTTTAAGCCTACAATTTGTTAAAATTATTGTAGTTTACAGACGTCTGACTTTAGGCATCTCTCGCTCTAAAATTAGTTGAATTGATTGAATTCAATACGACCAAAACATAAATAAAATGATTGATTTCCAAATGAGTAACATAAATCAGTTTTATTAATATAATTTGTGTGTAGGCCTACTACACTAGGCTAGGCCTTTCTAAAATGATCGTATGAAAATCACAGCAATTAGCACTTAATCTCACTCATAGCCTTTCTAGACTCGATGACACTGACAAACCAATCCATCACTAATTTCTGCGCAATGTCTAGAATGAATGGGTCCTACAAAATGAGTTTGAAACATCGTTGAGTGCTCCGCTCTATTTCTTCCCCATTAGACACCCTTTGAAATGAAGAGCTACATTTATAACCCAGTAAACGCGCCGGTTCTGGCTGGTGGGGCCCGCTGGCGTGATAAGGGCTCGGTGGCGCTGAAGGGAAGGGCGCAAGTGCCGCCCGCGGCAACCAGGACCTGTCTCCCGGTATTTGGGTGATTGCAAGGCCTCCGCGAGCTTTCTCCAACTCGGTCCAGTAATATTAAGACGATTCCAGCTCCTGTCTCCCTCGACGTCTTAATTAGATGAACGGGGCAGTTTTGATTCGCAGGGCAGGCCATTGCACGGAAAACTTCAGTTCCGTCAAAAAATGAATAAGGTTTACAGAAAACCCTTTAACACCAAACTCCGTATCAACGATAAATAACTCCTCTGAAATTGATTACATTAATTTTGTTAAAATATTTATTcgaattaaaaataaatacatgtaatgcCTTTTTCACCAATATCAACGAGTTTCAAATGTAGGCAGTGTTATGATTATGTTCAGTAGTTATTATTCGAACCACAGTTTCATGGGATGTTTAAGGGATAATGCTACAGAACCCTGTGTTTGCAGGATATTTTGGCACGGTGATGACCCCAAAATGgtatattttcattaaaaacttaATTTTGATgtatttattcatactatttcagccttccacaagatatagtctcCACACAAATATAGGGTTGCTAGAGACACgaaccagtcgttcagtcttgtggttctgtatctatggacgcaacccagtcgttcagtcttgttgttctgtatctatggacgcgacccagtcgttcagtctttttgttctgtgtctatggacccgacccagtcgttcagtcttgttgttctgtatctatggacgcgtcccagtcgttcagtcttgttgttctgtatctatggacgcgacccagtcgttcagtttttttgttctgtatctatggacgtgtctcagtcgttcagtctttttgttctgaatCTATGGACGTGtctcagtcgttcagtctttttgttctgtatctatggacgcgtcccagtcgttcagtcttactgttttgtatctatggacgtgtctcagtcgttcagtctttttgttctgtatctatggacgtgtctcagtcgttcagtctttttgttctgtatctatggacgcgacccagtcgttcagtcttactgttttgtatctatggacgtgtctcagtcgttcagtctttttgttctgtatctatggacgcgacccagtctttCAGTCTtgtggttctgtatctatggacgcgacccagtcgttcagtcttgttgttctgtatctatggacgcttcccagtcgttcagtcttactgttttgtatctatggacgcgacccagtcattcagtcttgttgtt carries:
- the LOC139377418 gene encoding class E basic helix-loop-helix protein 23-like; the encoded protein is MNAGEENLLKSISNDTLLDLTQRYGQSAFGFGPDHITGSPGGRYPLTPAADFLSGQTGKSNESGGEQTSDDDDDRFDPLDPRKRGSAFDDDKHGGPLSKKPKEQRSLRLSINARERRRMHDLNDALDGLRSVIPYAHSPSVRKLSKIATLLLAKNYILMQAQALEEMRRLVAYLNQGQSITSPIPTPIAPFGQAAVYPFTGSALATCAEKYSGTPASLFKQHNDKPC